One window of the Thunnus albacares chromosome 3, fThuAlb1.1, whole genome shotgun sequence genome contains the following:
- the LOC122979732 gene encoding carbohydrate sulfotransferase 12-like isoform X1 — protein sequence MGTWRGLRVAFIVGSLFMILVIIVYWDDVRGFNLYPLQDPKHSNFYPQTTTADPSHSPSTSRARTTSSSVVPTTTSISSTTRVPEDTGGTAEKEEEKDKKKGKETQEKRKEETREDEEKETSRASVDKREQEARKQSIMDVCSGKDTMEFPGRTRAFEQIPNRELDHLIVDDTHQIIYCYVPKVACTNWKRVMVVLSQSLISPSSGKPYTDPEAVPPDLVHNSSLHLTFAKFWRHYGSLSRHLMALKLQHYTKFLFVRDPFVRLISAFRNKFGRPNEDFYRQFGSVMLRRYGNVSGSLPETAAEAFAAGIKPTFQQFITYLLDPETEKESIFNEHWRQVYRLCHPCQVKYDFIGRLETLETDAEHLLKLLKVDHLLRFPSGARNRTAASWERDWFAQIPITMRKELYELYKPDFELFGYPKPDSVLHQ from the exons ATGGGAACCTGGCGGGGTCTACGAGTAGCGTTCATCGTGGGGTCTTTGTTTATGATCCTGGTGATCATCGTTTACTGGGATGACGTCAGGGGCTTCAACCTCTACCCGCTGCAGGACCCCAAACACTCTAATTTTTACCCTCAGACGACGACTGCAGACCCTTCACATTCTCCCTCCACCAGCAGAGCCAGGACCACTTCCTCCTCCGTAgtccccaccaccaccagcatATCCAGCACGACACGTGTCCCCGAGGACACAGGAGGAACAGctgaaaaggaggaggagaaagacaagaagaaggGAAAGGAAACacaagagaagaggaaggaggaaacaagggaggatgaggagaaggagACGAGTCGTGCTTCAGTCGACAAGAGGGAGCAGGAGGCGAGGAAGCAGAGCATCATGGATGTGTGTTCAGGAAAGGACACGATGGAATTTCCTGGAAGAACTCGGGCGTTTGAGCAGATCCCCAACAGGGAGCTGGATCACCTGATAGTGGATGACACACACCAGATTATCTACTGCTACGTTCCCAAG GTAGCGTGCACCAACTGGAAGAGAGTGATGGTGGTTCTGTCTCAGTCTCTGATCTCGCCCTCCTCAGGAAAACCTTACACTGACCCAGAGGCTGTACCTCCTGACCTCGTACACAACTCCTCTCTGCACCTCACCTTTGCCAA GTTTTGGCGCCATTATGGTTCTTTGTCCCGCCACCTGATGGCACTCAAGCTCCAGCACTACACCAAGTTTCTGTTTGTACGAGACCCTTTTGTACGTCTCATCTCTGCCTTCAGGAACAAGTTTGGaag ACCCAACGAGGACTTCTACCGGCAGTTTGGTTCAGTCATGCTGCGTCGTTATGGTAACGTGTCTGGGAGTTTGCCAGAAACTGCAGCAGAGGCGTTTGCAGCAGGAATCAAACCGACCTTTCAGCAGTTTATCACGTATCTGCTGGATCCAGAGACTGAGAAGGAGAGTATCTTCAATGAACACTGGCGGCAG gtttACCGCCTGTGCCATCCATGCCAGGTGAAGTATGACTTCATTGGGCGATTAGAAACCCTGGAAACAGATGCTGAGCACCTGCTGAAGCTTCTGAAAGTGGATCATCTCCTCCGCTTCCCGTCTGGGGCTCGAAACCGAACTGCAGCCAGCTGGGAAAGGGACTGGTTTGCACAGATTCCCATTACAATGAGGAAAGAACTGTATGAGCTGTATAAACCAGACTTTGAGCTGTTTGGTTATCCCAAACCTGACAGCGTGCTCCACCAGTAG
- the LOC122979732 gene encoding carbohydrate sulfotransferase 12-like isoform X2, protein MGTWRGLRVAFIVGSLFMILVIIVYWDDVRGFNLYPLQDPKHSNFYPQTTTADPSHSPSTSRARTTSSSVVPTTTSISSTTRVPEDTGGTAEKEEEKDKKKGKETQEKRKEETREDEEKETSRASVDKREQEARKQSIMDVCSGKDTMEFPGRTRAFEQIPNRELDHLIVDDTHQIIYCYVPKVACTNWKRVMVVLSQSLISPSSGKPYTDPEAVPPDLVHNSSLHLTFAKPNEDFYRQFGSVMLRRYGNVSGSLPETAAEAFAAGIKPTFQQFITYLLDPETEKESIFNEHWRQVYRLCHPCQVKYDFIGRLETLETDAEHLLKLLKVDHLLRFPSGARNRTAASWERDWFAQIPITMRKELYELYKPDFELFGYPKPDSVLHQ, encoded by the exons ATGGGAACCTGGCGGGGTCTACGAGTAGCGTTCATCGTGGGGTCTTTGTTTATGATCCTGGTGATCATCGTTTACTGGGATGACGTCAGGGGCTTCAACCTCTACCCGCTGCAGGACCCCAAACACTCTAATTTTTACCCTCAGACGACGACTGCAGACCCTTCACATTCTCCCTCCACCAGCAGAGCCAGGACCACTTCCTCCTCCGTAgtccccaccaccaccagcatATCCAGCACGACACGTGTCCCCGAGGACACAGGAGGAACAGctgaaaaggaggaggagaaagacaagaagaaggGAAAGGAAACacaagagaagaggaaggaggaaacaagggaggatgaggagaaggagACGAGTCGTGCTTCAGTCGACAAGAGGGAGCAGGAGGCGAGGAAGCAGAGCATCATGGATGTGTGTTCAGGAAAGGACACGATGGAATTTCCTGGAAGAACTCGGGCGTTTGAGCAGATCCCCAACAGGGAGCTGGATCACCTGATAGTGGATGACACACACCAGATTATCTACTGCTACGTTCCCAAG GTAGCGTGCACCAACTGGAAGAGAGTGATGGTGGTTCTGTCTCAGTCTCTGATCTCGCCCTCCTCAGGAAAACCTTACACTGACCCAGAGGCTGTACCTCCTGACCTCGTACACAACTCCTCTCTGCACCTCACCTTTGCCAA ACCCAACGAGGACTTCTACCGGCAGTTTGGTTCAGTCATGCTGCGTCGTTATGGTAACGTGTCTGGGAGTTTGCCAGAAACTGCAGCAGAGGCGTTTGCAGCAGGAATCAAACCGACCTTTCAGCAGTTTATCACGTATCTGCTGGATCCAGAGACTGAGAAGGAGAGTATCTTCAATGAACACTGGCGGCAG gtttACCGCCTGTGCCATCCATGCCAGGTGAAGTATGACTTCATTGGGCGATTAGAAACCCTGGAAACAGATGCTGAGCACCTGCTGAAGCTTCTGAAAGTGGATCATCTCCTCCGCTTCCCGTCTGGGGCTCGAAACCGAACTGCAGCCAGCTGGGAAAGGGACTGGTTTGCACAGATTCCCATTACAATGAGGAAAGAACTGTATGAGCTGTATAAACCAGACTTTGAGCTGTTTGGTTATCCCAAACCTGACAGCGTGCTCCACCAGTAG